The Methanoculleus thermophilus genome contains a region encoding:
- a CDS encoding AI-2E family transporter translates to MKPTMADAPVLPRSLLTIFLLTAVVFLILGIRQISYLVTIMVVSVILAMIAYPATKALRSRGIPEVAAVGAVTVFATLLILFICYLVFFSFENLISALPLYQQELTARLSEILALLERYGISTGSFTPSSIDLQAFAGFLSSSAISLADLLLYLFFIAVTTIFMLLEAPRMPERIRRVTDQPKTVEAFSRMSRFLIDFVIVRTEANLVHGLLFGAVLWVMGVHAALLWGVLTFLLSYIPYIGLIVAAIPAIFFAWLQFGVWGAIVVITVVAVLNALVENPIFAHFAARRFDIPALVVILSVIFWGWALGVAGMIFAVPLTLIVLMVVQFSDDLAWINTILGVDHLFTGKGEDSTVIRRTEAPPAR, encoded by the coding sequence ATGAAACCCACAATGGCAGACGCTCCAGTTCTTCCCCGATCTCTGCTCACGATATTCCTGCTGACGGCAGTGGTATTCCTGATCCTCGGGATTCGGCAGATCTCCTATCTTGTCACAATCATGGTTGTATCGGTGATCCTCGCCATGATCGCCTATCCTGCGACAAAAGCGCTTCGGTCAAGGGGGATTCCTGAGGTCGCTGCAGTTGGTGCGGTCACTGTCTTTGCCACTCTTCTGATCCTTTTCATCTGTTACCTCGTCTTCTTCTCGTTCGAAAACCTGATCTCGGCCCTCCCCCTTTACCAGCAGGAATTGACCGCCAGACTATCAGAGATCCTCGCCCTCTTAGAGAGGTACGGGATCAGTACAGGTTCGTTCACCCCATCCTCAATAGACCTGCAGGCCTTTGCCGGGTTCCTCTCCTCTTCCGCCATAAGCCTTGCAGATCTCCTCCTCTATCTCTTCTTCATAGCGGTCACGACGATCTTCATGCTCCTTGAGGCACCACGGATGCCTGAACGCATACGGAGAGTTACGGACCAGCCAAAGACCGTCGAGGCGTTCTCCCGCATGAGCAGATTCCTGATCGATTTCGTCATCGTCAGGACCGAAGCCAACCTCGTCCATGGTCTCCTCTTTGGCGCCGTCCTCTGGGTTATGGGGGTGCATGCAGCCCTCCTCTGGGGAGTCCTGACGTTTCTACTCTCGTATATCCCCTACATCGGCCTGATCGTCGCGGCAATCCCGGCAATCTTCTTTGCCTGGCTGCAGTTCGGGGTCTGGGGCGCGATCGTGGTGATTACGGTCGTCGCGGTCCTGAACGCACTGGTAGAGAACCCGATCTTTGCGCATTTCGCAGCCAGACGCTTTGATATCCCTGCCCTTGTGGTCATCCTCTCGGTCATCTTCTGGGGATGGGCTCTCGGCGTCGCCGGGATGATCTTTGCCGTTCCGCTCACGCTCATCGTCCTGATGGTCGTCCAGTTCAGCGATGATTTGGCATGGATTAACACGATTCTCGGCGTCGATCACCTCTTTACGGGAAAAGGCGAGGATTCGACCGTGATCCGGAGGACGGAGGCGCCCCCGGCGAGATGA
- a CDS encoding potassium/proton antiporter: MVLTLEIIFIGIAVLFLISIIANKFSERLGVPALLIFLVVGMLAGSEGPGGIPFDDPTLAQLIGIVALVYILFSGGLDTRWEEIQPVLWPGIALSTVGVILTAVLLGAFAVLVLGFPPLVGFLLGAVVSSTDAAAVFSVLRTARARLKGNLRPFLELESGSNDPMAVLLTTGIIGLILAPGSSIFDLVPTFAQQMAVGGLMGYGLGRFTVWFINRIKLETEGLYPVLTLAMVLLIYGLTSVIGGNGFIAVYLAGLIIGNSVIVHKKSLIRFYDGIAWLMQIVMFLALGLLVFPSQLVSAFVPGLLAAVFLILVARPVAVMLTLIPWKMPMNEKVLVSWVGLRGAVPIILATYPLVAGVPNADAIFNIVFFIVIFSALVHGTSIPSVARWLGLSAPLAETGKLSREFDVDPDTSSELVELVIPPDASAVGKQVVDLGLPKGTLIILMQKGDERFVPVGSTVIGANDTLLILTTDEMVESVRACLLTCKEPRSVSSSPSLAESFSCTAVIEKDPDRAEPDQPVVFRGLATVSGDCTATVSEMAWDFGDGTTDKGETVSHAYAAAGTYTITLVVTLSDNTACRATTDITVYSAEASEGEEQGR; encoded by the coding sequence ATGGTGCTCACCCTTGAAATCATATTTATTGGCATAGCAGTGCTTTTTTTAATTAGTATCATCGCAAATAAGTTTTCGGAGCGGCTCGGGGTCCCCGCACTCCTTATCTTCCTTGTCGTCGGGATGCTCGCGGGTTCGGAAGGACCGGGCGGCATCCCGTTTGACGACCCCACGCTTGCGCAACTCATCGGGATTGTAGCACTTGTATACATTCTCTTCTCAGGCGGTCTCGACACCCGGTGGGAGGAGATCCAGCCCGTGCTCTGGCCGGGGATCGCTCTTTCGACGGTCGGCGTCATCCTGACTGCAGTCCTGCTCGGCGCATTTGCCGTCCTGGTCCTTGGGTTCCCCCCGCTTGTAGGCTTCCTCCTCGGCGCGGTCGTCTCGTCGACCGATGCAGCGGCGGTCTTCTCGGTCCTCAGAACCGCCAGGGCCCGCCTGAAAGGAAACCTCCGGCCGTTCCTTGAGTTAGAGTCGGGGAGCAACGACCCCATGGCGGTTCTGCTCACGACGGGGATCATCGGTCTGATCCTTGCCCCGGGTTCGTCGATCTTCGATCTCGTCCCGACGTTCGCACAGCAGATGGCGGTCGGCGGTCTCATGGGTTACGGGCTGGGGCGGTTCACGGTCTGGTTCATCAACCGTATCAAACTGGAGACCGAGGGGCTGTACCCGGTGCTCACCCTCGCGATGGTGCTGCTGATCTATGGGCTGACCTCCGTCATCGGCGGAAATGGGTTCATTGCGGTCTACCTTGCCGGCCTTATCATTGGTAACAGTGTCATCGTTCACAAAAAGAGCCTGATCCGGTTCTACGACGGGATCGCGTGGCTGATGCAGATCGTGATGTTCCTTGCGCTAGGTCTTCTTGTCTTCCCATCGCAGCTTGTATCAGCGTTCGTTCCCGGCCTTCTCGCTGCCGTCTTCCTGATCCTGGTTGCACGACCGGTTGCCGTCATGCTCACGCTTATTCCCTGGAAGATGCCGATGAACGAGAAGGTTCTGGTCTCCTGGGTGGGACTGCGGGGCGCTGTCCCGATCATCCTCGCAACCTATCCTCTCGTCGCAGGGGTGCCGAACGCGGATGCGATCTTTAATATAGTCTTTTTCATCGTCATCTTCTCGGCGCTCGTGCACGGAACCTCGATCCCCTCAGTCGCCCGGTGGCTCGGTCTCTCCGCCCCGCTCGCAGAGACGGGCAAACTCTCTCGTGAGTTCGATGTGGACCCCGACACCTCAAGCGAGCTGGTCGAACTGGTCATCCCCCCCGACGCATCTGCGGTGGGTAAGCAGGTCGTCGACCTCGGGCTGCCGAAGGGCACCCTTATCATCCTGATGCAGAAAGGAGACGAGCGCTTCGTCCCGGTCGGCAGCACAGTCATTGGAGCCAACGATACGCTCCTCATCCTGACGACGGATGAGATGGTGGAGTCCGTCCGCGCCTGTCTCCTCACCTGCAAAGAACCGCGCAGTGTTTCCAGCTCGCCGTCTCTCGCTGAGAGTTTCTCCTGTACAGCGGTAATCGAGAAGGACCCCGACCGTGCCGAGCCGGATCAGCCGGTTGTCTTCAGGGGCCTGGCTACGGTCTCCGGGGACTGCACCGCAACCGTCTCGGAGATGGCCTGGGACTTCGGCGACGGGACGACAGACAAGGGCGAGACCGTCAGCCACGCCTACGCCGCGGCGGGAACCTACACGATCACGCTGGTTGTCACTCTCAGCGACAATACCGCCTGCCGGGCAACGACGGATATCACAGTCTACTCTGCCGAAGCGTCCGAGGGAGAGGAACAGGGTAGATAG
- a CDS encoding PAS domain S-box protein, producing MKILVIVYNPADLKTIHQLLASPQLPDSEIRSAQDLSSGLSILQKEELDLILLDLDLPDSQGIDTVRAVRRHAPGTPIVVLSERNDEETYFAAHQMGAQDYLAKDQLTSLSLARSIRYAQERIRTEQELVRKNRELSNAYKDLAETQGKLRQNLDELRESERSLREMTQYLENLITYANAPIIVWDADLKITRFNNAFERLTGYAANDVIGQSPAILFPEGQRDELMDHIRRATTGKRWESVEIPIITKDGEIRILLWNSAAVYGDDQMAVSSVIAQGQDITERKLAEETLQRAHDELEVRVMERTLRLQEMNTALQTEITERIRAEEAAKMERKRLYDVLETLPVYVILLSSDYHVSFSNRFFRKRFGEADGRRCFDYLFGRTKPCENCEAFSVMKTGAPHRWETTGPDGHDYDIFDFPFTDTDGSPRILQVGIDITKRKRAEEALRRLNETLEQRVIERTDELAKANAILNAITENTPAPIYVTDREGRFVMCNPAMLKIIGRPTSEVLGRTLIELLGPEVGGSITTNIQHVIMTGNTETFEETVGDRVFYSIKTPMRDARGEVTGAIIVGTEITELKRAEAQKQNLLERLQQFAKEMETQNEELQRTTEQLQQKRNELVRLNRALLESEMHFRSLIENTSDIILLLDAKGQITYANPSMKRIGGYDPERLIGRDILDLIHPDDVSTVVDAMRIATAQHVARLHFEVRIRDSAGQWIFLDVTGASISRGKSDLGFIVNARDVTDQKRSEEERNRQIASLEKAHREANLYLDIMTHDIRNSNNVASLYADLMLDLLDGTERIYAQKLRDSIARSTEILINVAAIRRIHTELPRFVPVNLNAIVNEEIRNFRGASIRQDVPGLMVLADNLLPTIFTNLIGNSVKFGGPDVEITIRAEERESEVLVSVEDNGPGVPDDVKEKLFHRFERGNARKKGEGLGLYICRRLIERYGGRIWIEDRVPGRPDEGAAFRFTLKLANQDPTP from the coding sequence ATGAAGATCCTGGTAATTGTGTATAATCCGGCTGATCTAAAGACGATACACCAGTTGCTCGCCAGCCCACAGTTGCCCGATAGCGAGATCAGGTCCGCGCAGGACCTCTCGTCCGGGCTATCCATCCTGCAGAAAGAAGAACTCGATCTCATCCTCCTCGATCTGGACCTCCCGGACAGCCAGGGCATCGATACGGTCAGGGCCGTGCGAAGGCACGCACCTGGCACCCCCATCGTGGTCCTCTCCGAACGCAACGATGAAGAGACCTACTTTGCGGCACATCAGATGGGGGCGCAGGATTATCTTGCAAAAGACCAGTTGACGAGTCTGTCGCTTGCACGATCGATACGTTACGCGCAGGAACGCATCCGTACTGAACAGGAATTGGTCCGCAAGAATAGAGAACTCAGCAATGCCTACAAGGACCTGGCGGAGACGCAAGGAAAGTTGAGGCAGAACCTGGACGAACTGAGGGAGAGCGAACGCTCACTGCGCGAGATGACTCAGTACCTGGAGAATCTGATCACCTACGCGAACGCTCCCATCATCGTCTGGGACGCAGATCTCAAGATCACCAGGTTCAACAACGCCTTTGAACGCCTGACAGGCTATGCCGCAAACGACGTCATCGGTCAATCCCCGGCAATCCTCTTTCCCGAGGGACAGCGGGACGAGTTGATGGATCATATTCGACGGGCGACGACCGGGAAGCGATGGGAATCCGTCGAGATCCCCATAATCACAAAAGACGGTGAAATCAGGATACTTCTCTGGAATTCGGCAGCCGTGTATGGGGATGACCAAATGGCAGTCTCCTCGGTGATCGCTCAGGGCCAGGATATTACCGAACGCAAGTTGGCCGAAGAAACGTTACAGAGAGCGCACGACGAACTGGAGGTACGCGTCATGGAACGCACGCTGAGGCTCCAGGAGATGAATACGGCCCTACAAACCGAGATAACTGAGCGTATCCGGGCGGAGGAGGCAGCGAAGATGGAGCGAAAACGCCTCTACGACGTTCTGGAGACGCTGCCTGTGTACGTGATACTGTTATCTTCCGACTATCACGTATCCTTTTCCAATCGCTTCTTTAGGAAACGGTTTGGTGAGGCCGATGGCCGGCGCTGCTTCGATTATCTCTTTGGACGCACCAAGCCCTGCGAGAACTGCGAAGCCTTCAGCGTGATGAAGACGGGTGCGCCCCATCGCTGGGAGACGACCGGTCCGGACGGTCATGATTACGATATATTCGACTTCCCCTTCACCGACACAGACGGCTCGCCACGTATCCTGCAGGTGGGTATCGATATCACCAAACGCAAGCGGGCCGAGGAGGCATTGAGGAGGTTAAATGAGACGCTTGAGCAGCGAGTGATCGAGCGTACGGACGAACTCGCAAAGGCCAACGCCATCCTCAACGCCATCACCGAAAACACACCGGCACCCATCTACGTTACCGACCGCGAGGGCCGTTTTGTCATGTGCAACCCCGCCATGCTCAAGATTATCGGTAGACCGACCAGCGAAGTGCTCGGCAGAACGCTGATAGAACTCCTCGGTCCGGAGGTCGGCGGATCCATCACAACCAACATCCAGCACGTGATAATGACCGGGAACACCGAGACCTTCGAGGAGACGGTTGGCGATCGGGTCTTCTACTCCATAAAGACGCCCATGCGAGATGCACGGGGAGAGGTCACCGGCGCCATCATTGTCGGAACAGAGATCACGGAACTGAAGCGGGCGGAAGCGCAGAAGCAGAATCTTCTGGAGCGATTGCAACAGTTCGCCAAAGAGATGGAGACTCAGAATGAAGAACTGCAGCGCACCACCGAGCAGCTCCAGCAGAAAAGGAATGAACTGGTCCGACTCAACCGCGCCCTGCTGGAGAGCGAGATGCACTTCCGGTCACTCATCGAGAATACGTCGGACATCATCCTGCTCCTCGATGCGAAAGGGCAGATCACCTATGCGAACCCCTCAATGAAGCGGATCGGGGGCTACGATCCCGAGAGACTCATCGGCAGGGACATACTCGACCTGATACATCCCGATGATGTCTCGACGGTAGTGGATGCAATGAGGATCGCAACAGCACAGCACGTGGCAAGACTTCATTTCGAGGTCAGAATCCGCGATTCTGCTGGACAGTGGATCTTCCTCGACGTTACGGGTGCCAGCATCTCCCGGGGGAAGAGCGATCTGGGGTTCATTGTGAACGCACGCGACGTCACCGATCAAAAACGGAGCGAAGAAGAGCGAAACAGGCAGATCGCCAGTCTGGAGAAGGCGCATCGCGAGGCAAACCTCTATCTTGACATAATGACGCACGACATCCGAAACTCAAACAACGTCGCGAGCCTCTACGCCGATCTCATGCTCGATCTGCTTGATGGCACCGAGAGGATCTACGCCCAGAAACTCCGCGACAGCATCGCTCGAAGCACTGAGATCCTTATAAACGTGGCGGCAATCCGACGAATACATACAGAACTGCCGAGGTTTGTGCCGGTAAATCTCAACGCGATCGTGAATGAGGAGATCAGAAACTTCCGTGGTGCATCAATACGGCAGGATGTTCCGGGGCTCATGGTGCTGGCAGACAATCTCCTGCCGACGATATTCACAAACCTCATCGGCAACAGCGTTAAGTTTGGCGGACCGGATGTAGAGATCACCATCCGGGCCGAGGAGCGAGAGAGCGAGGTGCTGGTCTCAGTTGAAGACAATGGACCCGGTGTGCCCGACGACGTGAAGGAGAAACTCTTTCACCGGTTCGAACGGGGCAATGCACGGAAGAAGGGTGAGGGGCTTGGACTCTACATCTGCAGAAGACTCATCGAGCGCTACGGGGGACGGATCTGGATCGAGGATCGCGTGCCTGGACGCCCGGATGAAGGAGCGGCTTTCCGGTTCACGCTCAAACTGGCAAATCAGGATCCAACTCCGTAA
- a CDS encoding dienelactone hydrolase family protein, whose translation MRNAILLVVIVSLLFLAGFAGASDVGTAGMQNGTTVNIQSGGQSYPAYITTPGDGGPYPAVVLIHSFNGLEPGYQVMADRLATEGFVVIAPEWQTFAQTPEDAVMEGLIRDTVAYLETRPEVNSSSIGLTGFCAGGRYTMLFLPLIEEFSAGVAWYGFPYSGGQANGTPPAEFIENITDPMLIIHGTADEASPVGDIYRYATDLDAAGKYFELKVYQGEPHGFMIGGDGQLVETPVAESAYLEMVGFFKQRLSGT comes from the coding sequence ATGAGAAACGCCATCCTGCTTGTAGTGATTGTATCCCTGCTCTTCCTTGCCGGCTTCGCCGGTGCCAGCGATGTGGGCACAGCAGGGATGCAGAACGGAACGACGGTAAACATCCAGAGCGGCGGCCAGAGTTATCCGGCCTACATCACGACACCCGGGGACGGCGGGCCGTACCCGGCCGTGGTGCTGATCCACTCCTTCAACGGGCTTGAGCCCGGTTACCAGGTTATGGCCGACCGGCTTGCTACGGAAGGGTTTGTCGTCATCGCCCCCGAGTGGCAGACCTTCGCACAGACGCCGGAGGATGCCGTGATGGAGGGGTTGATCCGGGATACGGTCGCGTATCTTGAGACCCGGCCGGAGGTCAACTCAAGCAGCATCGGGCTTACGGGGTTCTGCGCGGGCGGACGCTACACGATGCTCTTCCTGCCGCTGATCGAGGAGTTCAGTGCGGGTGTCGCCTGGTACGGCTTCCCCTACTCCGGAGGGCAGGCGAACGGAACTCCTCCGGCGGAGTTCATCGAGAACATCACCGACCCGATGCTGATCATCCACGGCACTGCGGATGAGGCGAGCCCCGTGGGCGATATCTATCGGTATGCAACCGATCTCGATGCGGCCGGGAAGTACTTCGAGCTCAAGGTCTACCAAGGCGAGCCGCATGGGTTCATGATCGGGGGGGACGGGCAACTGGTGGAGACGCCCGTTGCGGAGAGCGCCTATCTGGAGATGGTGGGGTTCTTTAAGCAACGACTCTCAGGCACGTAA
- a CDS encoding DUF169 domain-containing protein: MDTALRDTYIKLHEKYFPGTELPIAFEVGGPTDGVEKAPTPKGWRCFVCDLARVRNGKNLVFSEESIGCRGGRFYLGYDAERFPGFRYFLSYGKPGEIEGERYKQTPEIVDELDKGTVRVPTAGKSIVFKRWDNLTDADNPDAVVFFARPEVLSGLFTLANFDRADPNGVFCPFGAGCSSIFYFPWLEQQSENPRAVLGMFDPSARPCVPTDVLTMAFPMKKFEKVVGFMEESFLITESWGKVLKKIERSNRLYSSEK; encoded by the coding sequence ATGGACACTGCATTGCGTGACACCTACATTAAGCTCCACGAAAAATACTTCCCGGGGACGGAACTCCCGATCGCCTTCGAGGTCGGTGGTCCGACCGACGGGGTGGAGAAGGCCCCCACCCCGAAGGGCTGGAGGTGCTTCGTCTGCGACCTTGCAAGGGTGCGAAACGGCAAAAACCTCGTCTTCTCTGAAGAGTCTATCGGGTGCCGCGGCGGGAGGTTCTACCTCGGCTACGACGCCGAGCGGTTCCCTGGCTTTCGCTACTTCCTCTCCTACGGAAAACCCGGCGAGATCGAGGGGGAGCGCTACAAGCAGACGCCGGAGATCGTCGACGAACTCGACAAGGGGACCGTCCGGGTCCCGACGGCGGGGAAGAGCATCGTCTTCAAGCGCTGGGATAACCTCACGGACGCCGACAACCCGGACGCCGTCGTATTCTTCGCGCGGCCCGAGGTGCTCTCCGGTCTCTTCACGCTTGCAAACTTCGACCGGGCCGACCCGAACGGCGTCTTCTGCCCCTTTGGCGCCGGGTGCAGTTCTATCTTTTACTTCCCGTGGCTTGAGCAGCAGAGCGAGAACCCGCGGGCGGTCCTCGGGATGTTCGACCCCTCGGCACGGCCTTGCGTCCCGACAGACGTCCTGACGATGGCTTTTCCCATGAAGAAGTTTGAGAAGGTGGTCGGCTTCATGGAGGAGAGTTTCCTCATCACGGAGTCGTGGGGAAAAGTGCTGAAAAAGATCGAACGGAGCAACAGGCTCTATTCATCTGAAAAATGA
- a CDS encoding transcriptional regulator: protein MPLPLNDRQFAFWRLRRSGLPNIQIADRFKISRQAVSKALLAMDRKVEETLIDMARANRIEVERLNAELGVLFGRSVPFDTAAVVFVSADHGVQVWYEHEGDCGTCSQYARCIELLWGYADELGITLEKTDDPTRLADELFAKLREMV from the coding sequence ATGCCACTCCCCTTAAACGACCGGCAGTTCGCGTTCTGGAGGCTTCGCCGGAGCGGTCTTCCCAACATCCAGATCGCGGACCGCTTCAAGATATCCCGCCAGGCGGTCTCGAAGGCGCTGCTTGCCATGGACCGGAAGGTCGAGGAGACGCTTATCGATATGGCGCGGGCAAACCGGATCGAGGTCGAGCGCCTGAACGCGGAACTTGGTGTCCTCTTCGGGCGCTCTGTCCCGTTTGACACTGCGGCCGTCGTCTTTGTCTCGGCAGACCACGGGGTGCAGGTCTGGTACGAGCACGAGGGCGACTGCGGCACATGCTCTCAGTATGCCCGGTGCATCGAGCTCCTCTGGGGATACGCGGACGAACTGGGGATTACGCTTGAAAAGACCGACGATCCGACCAGGCTGGCCGACGAACTCTTTGCAAAACTCCGGGAGATGGTATGA
- a CDS encoding DUF1673 family protein — MMPLLETIRAYLGWCPLQASMRTDLAIRPAATAAAGGKDWAPGLKPGWRHRYHNQILVAALFIFVEDAFGYPAVWTGLAIGVGAALGFLLSYRKQYARVAAGEFVRDNMTRRQRIVRSLSLPVASVLLAAVMAYFVLGGMFDRILGLMLGMCLICWTWYGLTTLWERRHKAIMIAEWGSVYTVDTATEGERV; from the coding sequence ATGATGCCCCTCCTGGAGACGATCCGGGCCTACCTGGGCTGGTGCCCCCTGCAGGCGTCGATGCGGACGGATCTCGCAATCCGGCCGGCAGCGACCGCAGCGGCGGGCGGGAAGGACTGGGCCCCGGGACTGAAACCCGGGTGGCGGCACCGCTACCACAACCAGATTCTCGTCGCGGCGCTCTTTATTTTTGTCGAGGATGCTTTCGGGTACCCTGCCGTATGGACGGGCCTCGCCATTGGGGTGGGAGCGGCCCTCGGTTTCCTGCTCAGTTACCGGAAGCAGTATGCACGGGTTGCCGCCGGCGAGTTCGTCAGGGACAACATGACCCGGAGACAGCGCATCGTCCGGTCTCTGAGTCTGCCGGTGGCCTCCGTTCTCCTCGCCGCCGTTATGGCGTATTTTGTTCTGGGCGGGATGTTCGACCGGATTCTCGGGCTCATGCTGGGCATGTGTCTCATCTGCTGGACCTGGTACGGCCTCACGACCCTCTGGGAGCGCCGGCACAAGGCGATCATGATCGCGGAGTGGGGGTCGGTGTATACCGTGGATACGGCAACAGAGGGTGAACGCGTATGA
- a CDS encoding DUF1673 family protein yields MMKFSETIRRWMGWCPNAAMVGTGRRYAAPEGEVGMATGGGREVVEGALVDYGPIGTPGRLFLLLAGASLIGILLVTAPAALVTVPTFIIPPAGRLFLPAIVLGYAALELYGAIRRACIEVARDAVVIQRPLFSPIVIPKDAIVKAEVKENRPPLSPRLLTAAFTALFISAAGSIYAGFSDPSSMRFIFGLAAAIFFPVLFYRTYVRTRYLQVLVITTTKKRIAVIYTDDPKRIARVLEVS; encoded by the coding sequence ATGATGAAGTTCTCCGAGACGATACGGAGATGGATGGGCTGGTGCCCGAACGCAGCAATGGTCGGCACCGGCAGGCGATATGCCGCGCCGGAGGGCGAGGTCGGTATGGCGACAGGAGGCGGCCGGGAGGTGGTGGAGGGTGCACTGGTGGACTACGGCCCAATCGGCACCCCGGGGAGGCTCTTCCTGCTGCTTGCCGGCGCCTCTCTCATCGGGATCCTCCTTGTTACGGCTCCGGCAGCCCTCGTTACGGTTCCGACATTCATTATCCCTCCTGCAGGGAGGCTGTTCCTGCCGGCGATCGTTCTGGGCTACGCCGCCCTGGAGTTATACGGGGCCATACGAAGAGCCTGCATCGAGGTCGCTCGCGACGCCGTCGTCATCCAGCGGCCGCTCTTTTCGCCTATCGTCATTCCAAAGGATGCCATCGTGAAGGCGGAGGTGAAGGAGAACCGACCTCCCCTCTCACCCCGGCTTCTCACGGCAGCGTTCACGGCGCTTTTCATATCGGCGGCCGGCAGTATATACGCTGGATTTTCAGATCCATCTTCCATGCGGTTCATCTTCGGGCTTGCCGCCGCGATCTTCTTTCCGGTGCTCTTCTACCGCACCTACGTGCGGACCCGCTACCTGCAGGTCCTGGTGATAACGACCACGAAGAAGAGGATTGCTGTGATCTACACGGACGATCCCAAACGGATAGCCCGAGTGCTGGAGGTTTCCTGA
- a CDS encoding DUF1673 family protein, with product MTVFLEYIRKKLGWCPNAAAAGTGRRRYAAPDGVVGLGTAADGSREVVEDVFVEYTSPRFFVLMPFAVLVFLLLFVISVLIPSLWPGLIFTFMAVSLLAWTAWRIYFDSYRAVIKFSGNSVIVRRPRSRPLVFGKDTVRSVEVKRPYLSIPRWLSALLLVLMTAAIFFAGVGNWLMCYFGDQAFNPYFGFQILLAVSWLVFMLELLYRALVSLRYPGHVRVRLEPAGFLNIYADDPERVAALLDSPR from the coding sequence ATGACGGTCTTTCTGGAGTATATCCGAAAGAAGCTCGGCTGGTGCCCGAACGCGGCAGCTGCCGGCACCGGTCGGCGGCGGTACGCCGCGCCGGACGGCGTGGTCGGGCTCGGGACGGCGGCAGACGGCAGTCGGGAGGTGGTGGAGGACGTGTTCGTGGAGTATACCAGTCCTCGCTTCTTTGTGCTGATGCCGTTTGCCGTCCTCGTTTTCCTCCTCCTCTTCGTGATATCCGTCCTGATCCCCTCCCTGTGGCCGGGGCTCATCTTTACCTTCATGGCTGTTTCCCTTCTGGCATGGACTGCATGGCGCATCTACTTCGATTCCTATCGAGCCGTGATAAAATTCTCCGGGAACTCCGTCATCGTCCGGAGACCGCGTTCCCGGCCCCTCGTCTTTGGAAAGGACACGGTAAGGTCGGTCGAGGTTAAGCGCCCCTACCTCTCCATACCCCGCTGGTTGTCCGCACTGCTCCTGGTACTCATGACTGCAGCGATATTCTTTGCCGGCGTAGGGAACTGGTTGATGTGCTATTTCGGCGACCAGGCCTTCAACCCCTATTTCGGCTTTCAGATTCTCCTGGCGGTCAGCTGGCTGGTGTTCATGCTGGAGTTGCTCTATCGTGCCCTGGTCAGTCTGCGGTATCCCGGCCACGTCAGGGTGAGGCTCGAGCCCGCCGGGTTCCTCAACATCTACGCGGACGACCCGGAGAGGGTTGCCGCGCTGCTCGACAGCCCGCGGTGA
- a CDS encoding ABC transporter ATP-binding protein encodes MTDNTHSSPPPLIEFKNVSVVRDGHRLLDRVSLTIREGEHIAILGPNGAGKSSLIRAITREYYPSSPGPDTVFRFRGRDRWDAFDLRSHLGLVSGDLQQTFTRRISGREVVLSGFFSSIGLFFSHNVTPAMERKADEILEFLEVAHLADRPMTEISTGEARRLLIGRALVHDPGTLVLDEPTNSLDLHALHTLRKTLRKIAQSGTGIILVTHNLHDIIPEISRVVLMRDGAVRKDGPKAEVLTSEAIGALFRVPVRVREEDGYYYATGY; translated from the coding sequence ATGACCGATAACACTCACTCCTCTCCCCCGCCGCTCATCGAGTTCAAAAACGTCAGCGTCGTCCGGGACGGCCACAGACTCCTCGACCGGGTTTCGCTCACGATCCGCGAGGGTGAGCATATCGCCATCCTCGGCCCGAACGGCGCCGGGAAATCGTCGCTCATCCGGGCGATCACCCGCGAGTACTACCCATCCTCGCCGGGCCCGGATACCGTCTTCCGGTTCCGGGGGCGGGACCGGTGGGACGCCTTTGACCTTCGGTCCCACCTCGGGCTCGTCTCCGGAGACCTCCAGCAGACCTTCACCCGCCGGATATCTGGCCGCGAAGTCGTCCTCTCGGGGTTCTTCTCAAGCATCGGGCTCTTTTTCTCCCACAATGTCACCCCCGCGATGGAGCGAAAGGCCGATGAGATCCTCGAGTTCCTCGAGGTCGCGCACCTCGCCGACCGCCCTATGACCGAGATCTCCACAGGCGAGGCCCGCCGGCTCCTGATCGGGAGAGCGCTCGTCCACGACCCCGGCACGCTCGTCCTCGACGAGCCCACGAACAGCCTCGACCTCCACGCGCTCCACACGCTCCGAAAGACCCTCCGAAAGATTGCACAATCGGGGACCGGGATCATCCTCGTGACCCACAACCTCCACGACATTATCCCCGAGATCTCCCGGGTCGTCCTGATGCGGGACGGCGCCGTCCGGAAAGACGGCCCGAAGGCCGAAGTCCTGACCAGTGAAGCCATCGGCGCCCTCTTCCGCGTCCCGGTCCGCGTCCGCGAGGAGGACGGCTACTACTATGCGACGGGCTACTGA